Proteins encoded together in one Candidatus Hydrogenedens sp. window:
- the sixA gene encoding phosphohistidine phosphatase SixA gives MKNQFIFLVQHGEAVGKEINPERPLSDKGRETVKKVGHFLYNYGCHVDSIWHSPKLRARETAKILGECLKKSECLYEFKELEPEKSPKKIMKYIQKEAKQNIMIVGHLPHLSHLTGLLLCGDENKEIIAFEKGGVICIETNSGNFNVLRWIIVPTMVM, from the coding sequence ATGAAAAATCAGTTTATTTTTCTTGTTCAACATGGAGAGGCAGTAGGAAAGGAAATTAATCCTGAACGCCCCTTATCAGATAAAGGACGAGAAACCGTTAAAAAAGTTGGACATTTCCTTTATAACTATGGATGTCATGTCGATAGTATCTGGCATAGCCCTAAACTAAGGGCACGTGAAACAGCTAAAATTTTAGGAGAATGCCTAAAAAAATCGGAGTGTCTCTATGAATTCAAAGAATTAGAACCAGAAAAATCACCAAAGAAGATAATGAAATACATTCAAAAAGAAGCAAAGCAAAATATTATGATCGTTGGACATCTACCCCATTTATCTCATCTGACTGGATTATTACTGTGTGGTGATGAGAATAAAGAAATTATAGCCTTCGAAAAAGGAGGCGTAATATGTATCGAAACAAACAGCGGTAATTTTAATGTTTTAAGATGGATAATAGTACCTACAATGGTGATGTAA
- a CDS encoding DUF1559 domain-containing protein: MKKQGFTLIELLVVIAIIGILAAILLPALARARESARRSSCANNLKQLGLALKMYANEAKGERFPPIKSTNCDGSPTLGLATIIDMETIYPEYLNDFQVLVCPSSPWAGPALQLWDEGKNPATTYEEALTEGHMLLNGVSVHQNGIIEPCEVYEHPYVYFGWAVNPTLFQLDEDFKFFELALEELIERITNPTNTTQQCKQYADEDWIFPTLPVPSILGSTKQAYRLREGIERFLITDINNPGNANMAQSIIPVVWDGISGDDASHFNHVPGGCNVLYMDGHVDFLKYVPQPDVEINKGNLFPVNSGGIIIHEASHHGAHNH, translated from the coding sequence ATGAAAAAGCAAGGTTTTACTTTAATAGAATTACTTGTTGTTATAGCCATTATCGGTATTCTTGCGGCGATATTATTGCCAGCCCTGGCACGAGCACGAGAGTCAGCACGACGCTCATCATGTGCAAATAACCTAAAACAATTAGGTCTGGCATTAAAAATGTATGCAAATGAAGCAAAGGGAGAACGTTTTCCGCCTATTAAATCTACTAATTGTGATGGGAGTCCAACCTTGGGTCTTGCCACAATAATTGACATGGAGACGATATATCCAGAGTATTTAAATGATTTTCAAGTTTTGGTCTGTCCGAGTTCGCCATGGGCAGGTCCCGCATTGCAGTTATGGGATGAAGGAAAAAACCCAGCAACTACTTATGAAGAAGCGTTAACAGAAGGGCATATGCTACTTAATGGTGTTTCTGTGCATCAGAACGGAATAATTGAACCTTGTGAAGTATACGAACATCCCTATGTATATTTCGGTTGGGCTGTTAATCCGACACTGTTTCAATTAGATGAAGACTTTAAATTCTTTGAATTAGCCTTGGAAGAATTAATAGAGCGAATAACAAATCCAACTAATACGACACAACAATGTAAACAGTATGCAGATGAGGATTGGATTTTCCCGACACTTCCTGTCCCTTCTATCCTCGGAAGTACAAAACAAGCATATCGTTTACGTGAAGGAATTGAACGATTTCTAATTACCGATATTAACAATCCAGGTAACGCTAACATGGCTCAATCTATTATACCTGTAGTGTGGGATGGAATATCTGGTGACGATGCATCTCATTTTAACCATGTCCCTGGTGGGTGCAATGTTCTATATATGGATGGACATGTTGACTTTTTAAAATATGTTCCACAACCAGATGTTGAAATTAACAAAGGCAATTTATTCCCAGTGAACAGTGGAGGAATTATTATCCACGAAGCGTCACATCACGGTGCACATAACCATTAA
- a CDS encoding glycerophosphodiester phosphodiesterase family protein, with the protein MVETRYLVLLTPMLCLGCATYFVPGAPEGYIDVIAHRGASAYAPENTLASFKKASELGAHWFELDVHLTADNKLVVIHDDELKRVTGVEGKVTEKKWDELKILDAGSWYSPEFKGEHLPSLEQALKLAKKNKIGVYIEIKSSDNDDPIIPLIIMNIHGRDKMTPELKKKLEDIIYGSNSRNVLLAKETIETVRKLKMEKQVVLQTFSPIIFFTAINEAPDLRTEFLGEESEKHPEWWNYYVLFGKLLNAPGMNVSKDSLTQERLNQFHANGQTVAVWTVDKEEEIRKFAEWGVDAIITNKPDVALSILRQMGKTK; encoded by the coding sequence ATGGTTGAAACGAGATATTTAGTTTTATTAACACCAATGTTATGTTTAGGTTGTGCCACATACTTTGTCCCCGGAGCACCGGAAGGGTACATCGATGTCATTGCTCATCGTGGAGCAAGTGCATATGCCCCAGAAAATACATTAGCGTCATTTAAAAAAGCATCAGAATTAGGTGCACATTGGTTTGAGTTGGATGTACATTTAACAGCAGATAATAAACTGGTGGTGATTCATGATGATGAGCTAAAAAGGGTTACTGGTGTGGAAGGAAAAGTAACAGAAAAGAAATGGGATGAATTAAAAATTCTTGATGCGGGTTCATGGTATTCTCCAGAGTTTAAAGGGGAACACTTACCCTCCCTCGAGCAAGCCCTTAAACTCGCAAAGAAAAATAAGATTGGTGTGTATATTGAAATTAAAAGTAGTGACAATGACGACCCCATCATCCCTTTAATTATTATGAATATTCACGGCAGAGATAAGATGACCCCAGAATTGAAGAAGAAATTAGAAGATATTATTTACGGAAGTAATTCGAGAAATGTTCTTTTAGCTAAAGAAACTATTGAAACAGTTCGAAAACTAAAAATGGAGAAACAAGTTGTATTACAAACCTTTTCACCAATAATTTTCTTTACAGCAATTAATGAAGCACCAGATTTGAGAACAGAGTTTCTTGGTGAAGAGTCGGAGAAACATCCCGAGTGGTGGAATTACTATGTACTATTCGGGAAATTACTAAATGCCCCAGGCATGAATGTCAGTAAGGATAGTCTTACTCAGGAACGACTTAATCAATTTCATGCAAATGGACAAACTGTTGCTGTATGGACAGTAGACAAAGAAGAAGAGATACGGAAATTTGCTGAGTGGGGTGTAGACGCTATTATTACAAACAAACCTGATGTTGCCCTCTCTATTTTACGGCAAATGGGTAAAACAAAGTAG
- a CDS encoding sigma-54 dependent transcriptional regulator, protein MRTKTLSKEIVDLRFFSQEEPISSREQGTVFIIASDNKYIKAVSQFIESLGHGIITCRSTEEILTCSRRTVCDVILLDLAIEYKGNINLVSFLRQKFPSIKLILLYEMEQMEQALEGIRMGAYFYIPKKCDPSDVANLVHRAILERRREQREEAGFEQILFEELSGNNPQMHRVVEIIRKVAPTDSTVLILGETGVGKEVVAQILHRLSPRRDKPFIAINCAALPENLLESELFGHVQGAFTGAERDKRGLFAEADGGTILLDEIGDMSLMTQAKLLRVLQNGEIRPVGSNSVQKVNVRILSATNKDLQKSVEEHTFREDLFYRLNVVQIRIPPLRERLEALPTLVQHFITRYNHRFGKNIQGIDNNALAMLRKYPFPGNVRELESIIAHAVIMAEDTIIHIHDLPETVRTEQTRFLALPTDTNDGLLPLAQVEARHVRHVLEKVNYNQSEAAKILGISRSTLWRKIKQYKIPFPK, encoded by the coding sequence ATGCGGACGAAGACGTTATCGAAAGAGATTGTTGATTTACGATTTTTTTCACAAGAAGAGCCTATTTCTTCTCGTGAACAGGGGACTGTTTTTATAATTGCGTCGGATAATAAGTATATCAAGGCTGTTTCTCAGTTTATTGAGAGTCTGGGGCATGGTATTATTACGTGCCGTTCTACGGAGGAAATTTTAACCTGTTCGCGTAGAACTGTATGTGATGTTATTCTTCTCGACTTAGCAATTGAATACAAAGGGAATATAAATCTTGTTTCATTTCTTCGCCAGAAATTTCCATCGATTAAGCTGATTTTACTTTATGAGATGGAGCAAATGGAGCAGGCACTTGAAGGAATACGAATGGGTGCTTATTTTTATATTCCCAAGAAATGTGACCCGAGCGATGTTGCCAATCTTGTGCATCGTGCTATTTTAGAGCGGAGACGTGAACAGCGTGAGGAGGCAGGTTTTGAACAGATTTTGTTTGAGGAGCTTTCGGGTAATAATCCCCAGATGCATCGTGTGGTTGAAATCATTAGGAAGGTTGCCCCGACAGATAGTACAGTTTTGATTTTAGGTGAAACAGGTGTCGGTAAGGAAGTAGTCGCACAGATTTTGCATCGTCTCAGTCCGAGACGGGACAAACCTTTTATTGCTATCAATTGCGCCGCCTTGCCTGAAAATTTACTAGAAAGTGAGTTGTTTGGACATGTTCAAGGTGCCTTTACAGGGGCAGAACGAGATAAACGGGGTCTTTTTGCAGAAGCAGATGGAGGAACAATACTCTTAGATGAAATTGGCGATATGTCCTTAATGACACAGGCAAAATTGCTTCGTGTCCTGCAAAATGGGGAAATTCGTCCTGTCGGTTCAAATTCGGTCCAGAAAGTAAATGTCCGTATCCTTTCTGCCACCAATAAAGATTTACAGAAGAGTGTTGAAGAACATACGTTTCGTGAGGATTTGTTTTACCGACTAAATGTAGTGCAGATACGAATTCCACCATTACGTGAACGATTAGAAGCACTACCGACGTTAGTTCAGCACTTTATTACGAGGTATAATCACCGATTTGGGAAAAACATTCAGGGTATTGACAACAATGCCCTTGCTATGTTGCGGAAATATCCCTTTCCAGGAAATGTTCGAGAGCTGGAAAGTATCATTGCTCATGCAGTAATTATGGCTGAGGATACTATTATTCACATACACGATTTACCAGAAACAGTGCGAACCGAACAAACTCGTTTTCTTGCTCTACCTACAGATACGAATGATGGTTTATTACCTTTAGCACAAGTAGAGGCTCGACATGTTCGACATGTACTTGAGAAAGTTAATTATAATCAAAGTGAAGCGGCAAAGATTCTGGGTATTTCACGCTCTACACTCTGGAGAAAAATTAAGCAATATAAAATTCCTTTTCCAAAATAG
- a CDS encoding immunoglobulin domain-containing protein, which translates to MLKQKSFTMMLLLSLILGLAGSSYAVQPPPNPSELDFCGLLDGAYNLVTNEFAFLLELLGDDAALLTMVQCAVADINGGIVDDLPTPNGMLDGNYELRIIKELVQNPDKYANLASGTLPGQVKPGVNPTDVINAYNANYQMLYTDGMYTFLNGMLPYSWPLLRGIYPTVPPLCTSPGDPPGCIDKALIVTLFRNLLMVLAGFATEGDDASAESVATVAGLLALCDVLSHGSCLVDDIETDPNAYERLPEFLSKDGDADGDGYTNYKEYEEYADVKGPGDAFIAAVLDPSVYPGPPADEKVKIYPSGKIKVEEGGTIDLRVEVKDMVGTVSYEWTHNGEPCGENAPRLIIRDVTNADAGNYQCVVTDESKGMYASSVVIVEVLPEGSMPVATGIGLAIAGVLCSAGGVLVLRRKK; encoded by the coding sequence ATGTTAAAACAAAAAAGTTTCACCATGATGCTGTTGTTAAGCCTTATCTTAGGGCTGGCTGGTAGTTCGTATGCGGTACAACCACCTCCGAACCCGAGCGAACTGGATTTTTGTGGTTTATTAGACGGTGCCTATAACCTCGTAACGAATGAGTTTGCTTTCTTATTAGAGTTGTTGGGTGATGATGCTGCATTATTGACCATGGTTCAATGTGCAGTAGCAGATATTAATGGCGGAATTGTAGATGACCTGCCAACCCCGAATGGGATGTTGGATGGTAATTATGAGTTGCGGATTATTAAAGAGTTGGTGCAAAATCCAGACAAATATGCTAATCTTGCTTCCGGAACACTACCTGGACAAGTAAAACCAGGTGTAAATCCAACCGATGTGATTAATGCATATAATGCAAACTACCAGATGCTCTATACCGATGGGATGTATACATTTCTAAATGGCATGCTTCCCTACTCTTGGCCTTTACTTCGAGGGATTTATCCGACAGTTCCACCATTATGCACGTCACCAGGTGATCCTCCTGGATGTATCGATAAGGCACTTATCGTAACCTTGTTCCGTAATTTGCTTATGGTTCTTGCAGGTTTTGCAACTGAAGGTGATGATGCCAGTGCGGAGTCAGTCGCAACAGTAGCAGGTTTGTTAGCATTATGTGATGTGTTGTCACACGGGTCCTGCCTTGTAGATGATATAGAAACTGACCCGAATGCTTACGAGAGATTACCAGAGTTCCTCTCCAAAGATGGTGATGCGGATGGTGATGGCTACACGAATTATAAAGAATATGAAGAATATGCAGATGTAAAAGGTCCGGGTGATGCATTTATTGCAGCGGTATTAGACCCCTCTGTCTATCCAGGGCCTCCTGCTGATGAAAAAGTAAAGATTTACCCGAGCGGAAAAATAAAGGTAGAAGAAGGTGGAACCATCGACCTGAGAGTTGAAGTAAAAGATATGGTTGGAACTGTCAGTTATGAATGGACACATAATGGAGAACCCTGCGGTGAGAATGCTCCACGTTTGATAATTCGCGATGTAACCAATGCAGATGCTGGTAATTACCAGTGCGTAGTAACAGATGAGTCCAAAGGAATGTATGCTTCATCGGTAGTAATCGTTGAAGTCCTTCCAGAAGGTTCAATGCCAGTTGCAACAGGAATCGGTCTTGCGATTGCAGGTGTCCTTTGTTCTGCTGGTGGCGTTTTAGTCCTTCGCAGAAAAAAGTAA
- a CDS encoding response regulator encodes MRGRVFTTGEVASICGVSSDTVSRWFDMGQIKGYRLGPGGDRRIPYESLRAFMIAHGIPLERLETSETKILVVDDDPFYLDIIPDAIAKKADKDKEILVLTASTGFDAGALIVEHNPNLVIMDIHLSDIDGRKVCERLKNRHETKYARVLGISGLIDESEVNKLRDYGFDDFLKKPFSLDELVKKVFHLLSLPPTSVSRPKSTGT; translated from the coding sequence ATGAGAGGGCGAGTATTTACGACAGGTGAAGTGGCATCAATATGTGGTGTTTCATCAGATACTGTTTCACGTTGGTTTGACATGGGACAGATAAAGGGGTATCGTTTAGGACCTGGTGGAGACCGTCGTATTCCTTATGAAAGTTTACGAGCATTTATGATTGCCCATGGAATCCCGTTAGAGCGATTGGAGACAAGCGAGACAAAGATTCTGGTGGTTGATGACGACCCATTTTATCTTGACATTATACCGGATGCAATTGCTAAAAAGGCAGATAAGGATAAAGAGATATTAGTCCTAACCGCATCAACTGGTTTCGATGCAGGAGCCTTGATTGTAGAGCATAATCCTAATTTAGTTATTATGGATATTCATCTTTCTGATATTGACGGCAGAAAAGTGTGCGAACGATTAAAAAATCGGCATGAGACAAAATATGCACGTGTCCTGGGTATTTCCGGATTGATAGATGAAAGTGAGGTTAATAAACTACGTGATTATGGTTTTGATGATTTTCTGAAAAAGCCTTTTTCTTTGGATGAATTGGTAAAGAAAGTATTTCATCTGCTTTCTTTACCGCCGACCAGTGTAAGTAGACCTAAATCTACTGGCACTTAA
- a CDS encoding ATP-binding protein, protein MKLSPYKIVVIYLALAGLWIAFSDQILYWFIKDSENLTIAQSIKGFVYVITTGLLLYILISRYTYELRKAFRRERRREEEKNVVWRSSPDGIVGITKDGKIFSLNDQANKWLDVSLPTEQKFWDFFEKPYREQIKQSIEEILRVDKPEFVFSIYGMLRKERSHYWFEIRLNKGTYEFNEFVVATMHDITDKINREKEVELLKNGFEQIGVGIALAYKHGDIIFVNNKLSELLGKDKDQLKSYFDCLRFISDESETIINQVKETINAGKAWDKIFEVKQEDYSIEYLTVNVFPMSYKDEHFILVILENITQQVLSEKRLSQQQRMEALGYLANGVAHDFNNILGAILGHVDLILEEYSDVRGLSKELEIIRNAVLRGRDMTSQILSVSRENGGERIPLDISQIINEVLTLLKPKISARIKIEVDTTEPLPKVLASPGKINQILLNLCINACQAMTQGGILHIRTEKIIADEPLLAKHPELAPGEYLRILVSDTGIGIDPDIMEHIFEPFFTTKRGNGGSGVGLYIVRSLVTSLGGGISVYSDPGKGTRFCVYLPVYTEMKEEPVVTLISEEKVPKGSENILLVDDEPMLSRIIGRLLTKLGYHVRIVNNPIVAKEMIEQGLIENFQLAIIDNIMPEISGEEIIRILHDKGISIPVILTSGMITDEIVDSANKLGVSAILEKPCSYSVLGNLIRKVLDEYMKDIQGR, encoded by the coding sequence ATGAAACTATCTCCTTATAAGATAGTTGTTATTTATCTTGCCCTTGCGGGGTTGTGGATTGCATTTTCAGACCAGATTCTCTACTGGTTTATTAAAGATAGTGAAAATTTAACCATAGCCCAATCCATAAAAGGGTTCGTTTATGTTATTACCACAGGTTTATTACTTTATATCCTCATATCAAGATACACCTATGAACTAAGAAAAGCATTTAGAAGAGAGCGACGACGAGAAGAAGAGAAAAATGTTGTTTGGAGGTCATCCCCAGATGGTATTGTAGGAATAACAAAGGACGGGAAGATTTTTTCCCTAAATGACCAAGCTAACAAGTGGTTAGATGTGTCTCTACCAACAGAGCAAAAGTTCTGGGATTTTTTCGAAAAGCCCTATCGAGAACAAATTAAACAGTCAATTGAAGAGATACTTCGTGTTGATAAACCCGAATTCGTATTTTCTATCTATGGTATGCTGCGAAAGGAGAGGAGTCATTACTGGTTTGAAATAAGACTAAATAAAGGAACGTATGAATTCAATGAATTTGTAGTAGCCACGATGCATGATATTACTGACAAAATAAATCGTGAAAAGGAAGTGGAACTTTTAAAAAATGGCTTTGAGCAAATAGGGGTCGGAATTGCCCTTGCATATAAACATGGCGACATCATTTTTGTCAATAATAAGTTGTCGGAATTACTTGGGAAGGATAAAGACCAGTTAAAAAGCTACTTCGATTGCCTCCGTTTCATTTCGGACGAATCCGAGACTATTATAAATCAAGTTAAGGAGACAATAAATGCAGGGAAAGCATGGGACAAAATATTTGAAGTTAAACAGGAGGATTACAGCATCGAGTATCTCACTGTTAATGTTTTTCCAATGAGTTATAAAGATGAACATTTCATACTTGTTATATTAGAAAACATAACTCAGCAGGTTTTATCAGAAAAAAGACTTTCTCAACAACAACGAATGGAGGCATTAGGCTACCTTGCAAATGGAGTTGCTCATGATTTTAATAACATTTTAGGGGCTATTCTTGGACATGTAGATTTGATACTGGAAGAATACAGCGATGTTAGAGGCTTATCTAAAGAATTGGAAATTATTCGCAATGCAGTTTTGCGGGGTAGAGATATGACCAGTCAGATATTATCTGTTTCTCGTGAAAATGGTGGAGAACGAATTCCATTGGATATATCACAGATTATCAATGAAGTATTGACCCTGCTAAAACCCAAAATTAGTGCACGTATAAAGATAGAAGTGGATACTACTGAACCACTTCCTAAGGTTCTTGCTTCCCCAGGTAAAATAAACCAAATTTTATTAAACTTGTGTATTAATGCCTGCCAGGCTATGACACAAGGAGGAATTTTACATATAAGAACGGAGAAAATCATTGCTGATGAACCCCTTTTAGCAAAGCATCCGGAACTTGCACCTGGTGAGTATCTTCGAATATTGGTTAGTGATACCGGCATTGGGATTGACCCGGATATAATGGAACATATATTCGAACCCTTCTTCACAACGAAAAGAGGCAACGGTGGTTCAGGGGTAGGTTTATATATTGTGCGAAGTTTAGTTACAAGTTTAGGTGGTGGCATTTCCGTTTATAGCGACCCCGGAAAAGGAACTCGTTTCTGTGTATATTTGCCCGTGTATACCGAAATGAAAGAAGAGCCAGTCGTTACACTAATAAGCGAAGAAAAAGTCCCTAAAGGCTCCGAAAATATCCTGTTGGTTGATGACGAACCTATGTTATCAAGAATTATAGGTAGATTACTTACAAAATTAGGGTATCACGTTCGAATTGTAAATAATCCCATAGTGGCTAAAGAAATGATAGAACAGGGATTGATTGAAAATTTTCAGCTCGCAATCATTGATAATATTATGCCTGAAATTTCAGGAGAAGAGATTATTCGTATCTTACATGACAAAGGGATTTCAATCCCCGTAATTTTAACCAGTGGGATGATTACCGATGAGATTGTTGATAGTGCTAATAAGTTAGGCGTATCCGCAATTCTTGAAAAACCGTGCTCATATTCCGTGTTAGGAAACCTTATTCGTAAAGTTTTAGATGAATATATGAAAGATATACAAGGAAGATGA
- a CDS encoding GatB/YqeY domain-containing protein: MSIMNTVQEAMKQAMKDRDTIRLETLRMVKSALLLKEKSTARTEEMSDNEAIATLRSEIRKRKDSIEVFKQLGKDEEVAKLEKEISVIEEFLPQQLSREDVVQRVKQYLAEHPDMNHAGKLTGAMKKELGETVDGKLLNEVCRELLGG, encoded by the coding sequence ATGAGCATAATGAATACTGTTCAGGAAGCAATGAAACAGGCTATGAAAGACAGGGATACGATACGTTTGGAAACCTTGCGAATGGTGAAGTCTGCATTATTGCTTAAAGAGAAGTCCACTGCACGAACTGAAGAAATGTCGGACAATGAAGCCATTGCTACACTACGTAGTGAGATTCGAAAACGGAAAGATAGTATTGAAGTATTCAAGCAATTAGGGAAGGATGAAGAGGTAGCCAAATTAGAAAAGGAAATATCTGTCATTGAAGAATTTTTACCACAACAATTAAGTCGTGAGGATGTTGTCCAGCGAGTAAAACAATATCTCGCCGAGCATCCTGATATGAATCACGCTGGCAAGCTAACAGGTGCAATGAAGAAAGAATTAGGCGAAACAGTTGATGGCAAACTTTTGAACGAAGTTTGTCGCGAATTGCTTGGTGGATAA
- a CDS encoding alginate export family protein — protein MKKTVLLTLLVFLLLMINSYAELQNVEVGGSIRLRWDYITNHFNTFVGPMPQPQTRWSAISVMGRPIGNLLGPGVVSIYDWDNKGEDLSFIEQRTRLHVNADFTDQVRAFIELDSYDIWGEDFRSVNYLTGVDTRQNSIDDVEVYQAYIEADEMWGTPLRLRVGRQELAFGSQFLVGPRDFAFFWTGLSFDAIRLTYKADAFTIDAWASKLFESMSDFAEDDINFYGVYASCNAVENVTFDVYWMLLEDDLPIADDLVPTFLGGGEYDKTMLHTVGLRSAGKYEAFDFDAEVAYQFGEADSIGKIFRTRGKGDDDAEFDNWAGKLDVGYTFDFWRKPRVFASFRYFGGEDNRDISFWDFINPFYKPTASVSFNRLFSNEIASGAVDLNNELTNAWWVRLGANGYITDKIRAILCATYFEAVDEFERPVFVLFPWWTQKNDSHLGTELTLFLEYQYSQDLVIEAGWSHMFTGDGSAEGQFVRWNGLLYNGGTDDDGADYIYTGCKIYF, from the coding sequence ATGAAAAAAACTGTGTTACTGACGCTATTGGTATTTTTACTTTTAATGATTAATTCCTATGCAGAATTGCAGAATGTAGAAGTTGGTGGGTCGATAAGATTAAGGTGGGATTATATCACCAATCACTTCAACACATTTGTAGGTCCTATGCCCCAACCTCAAACAAGATGGTCTGCTATTTCCGTTATGGGACGCCCTATCGGGAATCTTTTAGGTCCAGGAGTTGTCAGCATTTATGATTGGGACAATAAAGGTGAGGACTTGTCATTCATTGAACAGAGAACCCGATTACATGTAAATGCAGATTTTACAGACCAAGTACGGGCATTTATTGAGTTGGATTCTTACGACATTTGGGGAGAAGATTTTAGGTCTGTCAATTATCTAACTGGTGTTGATACACGTCAGAACTCTATTGATGATGTTGAAGTGTATCAGGCATACATTGAGGCAGATGAGATGTGGGGAACGCCATTGCGTTTACGTGTTGGACGACAAGAGTTAGCATTTGGCAGTCAATTTTTAGTAGGACCACGTGATTTTGCCTTTTTCTGGACAGGACTCTCTTTTGATGCTATTCGGCTTACGTATAAAGCAGATGCCTTCACAATCGATGCCTGGGCATCAAAATTATTTGAATCCATGTCTGATTTCGCAGAGGATGATATTAATTTTTATGGCGTTTATGCTTCTTGTAATGCAGTTGAAAATGTTACCTTTGACGTATATTGGATGTTGCTTGAAGATGACCTTCCCATCGCTGACGATTTAGTCCCGACCTTCCTCGGTGGTGGCGAATACGACAAGACTATGCTACACACTGTCGGATTACGTAGCGCAGGGAAATATGAGGCTTTCGATTTTGATGCAGAAGTGGCTTATCAATTTGGAGAGGCAGATAGTATTGGCAAAATATTCCGAACCCGTGGTAAAGGTGATGATGATGCAGAATTTGATAATTGGGCTGGAAAATTGGATGTAGGGTATACCTTTGATTTCTGGCGGAAACCGCGTGTATTTGCCAGTTTCCGTTATTTTGGTGGAGAGGATAATCGAGATATTTCCTTCTGGGATTTTATCAATCCATTTTATAAACCGACAGCCAGCGTCAGTTTCAACCGTCTGTTTTCAAACGAAATTGCAAGTGGTGCGGTAGACTTGAATAATGAACTTACTAATGCTTGGTGGGTACGGTTAGGCGCAAATGGATATATAACTGACAAAATTCGTGCAATCCTCTGTGCTACTTATTTCGAAGCTGTCGACGAATTCGAGAGACCCGTTTTTGTTCTTTTCCCATGGTGGACACAAAAGAACGATTCACATCTTGGCACAGAACTTACCCTATTTCTTGAGTATCAATACTCACAAGATTTAGTCATAGAGGCAGGCTGGTCACATATGTTTACAGGTGATGGTTCAGCAGAAGGACAATTTGTCCGCTGGAATGGCCTACTTTATAATGGCGGTACTGATGATGACGGAGCAGATTACATATACACCGGCTGTAAAATTTATTTCTAA